The genomic segment GAGCGCAACCGATTGAGTCCATTGTTCCGTCGTTCGCGGAAGAGCCGATCACCTGTAAATGCTTAAAAACCGCCCTCTACGGGGCGGTTCATTTTCAAGCGGGTGCCGCTCTTTATAAGAGCGAGGTTTCATTCTTCGCCTCCGGAAAGCGGCTATCCGGTCCTTCAAATAAGCTTCCGCCACGATTTTTGAGATGCATATCGAAGAAATCCAGCATATAGGCATTGATGACGGCGTTCGCTCTTTCAGGCGCAATCTTCCCTGTAATGCCCAGCCATTTGAAAACCGGAGAAATGAACTGTACATCGGTAAAATTCAAATGCTCCGTATGGTCGATATAGAGGAATTGCCCACCCGAAGCAACCGTTTCGCGCATCCGTTCAAGCTCTAACTTTTTGTCCACCGCTACTTGATCCATCCACGCTCTTGAGTTGCCCAAGCGTTTAAGCTCTGCATCCGTGTAGATATGATCTTCCATCACCAACTTTAATCTTTCGAACTCGCTTTCCGAGTTCATGAACAAAAACGGCTTCTGCAGACCTTCCCTGTCACGCAGGCGATAAAGCCCCCCATCCAGGTCTATGCCAACCGCGATTCGCGGATCGTAAGAAGCATCATAGGCCGTCGCTCCGCCGATGGAGTGACCGAACGTCCCGACATGACCGAGATCGATCCGCCCTTTAAGATCGCTTGGGATCCGTCCCGAATGAAGAAGCTCGAATTGGTCCAGCGCAAACGCCACATCGTCGGTTAAAACTTTTCCAAGTTTGTCGCGATTGCCGCTTTCCGTCCGGTAATCATGATCTGATGAGAATAAGTCGTTCGTTGTGCTGGTCGTAATTCGGCCGTTCGGAAACTCGGTTGCGAATGTATTGTAGGTGTGGTCGATCACTGCCACGATGTATCCGTGACTGGCGAGAGTTTCGGCTTGCGCCGCGTGGAGGAACCTGGAAGAGCCGAAGCCGGGATTCGCAAGGATTAGCGGGTAGGAAGTCTGTGCCGATGAGACTTTGGCTCCCGAATATGAATGACTGGATACGTACTTCAGGTGTTGCAAAGTAATCCCGGGAAGGCCATAGTTCGCGGCCATATAGCTTAATATCCGGGTATCGGGAATAAAAGGAGCGAGCTTGCCGGTGCCGGCTTGAGCCGGATACCATACCTGAACCATCAATTCTCGCTTACCGTCGCTCGTTTTGTCGAAAATCTCTTCCCTTTTCGTATCCACGAAATGAAAAGCTTGCGTTCCTACCTTAAATTCGCCTTTCGGTTCAGGCAGTTTAAAAACAGGAAATGCATACAGGAGACCCGCAGTTACGACCAGCATGATCGCTATGACGGTATAAGCTGAACCTAGCATAAATCGCGGGATTTTTCTTACGTCCTTTTTTTTATAATATCGATAACCTGAAACGGCTAAAAAAAGGACCGTTATGCAGAAGGGGAAAACCAGCTGAATTCTGAATCCTTCTACCGTCCCGTGAATGATTAGTAAAAGCGCGGCGATCCCGCTTGCTACGAATACTGGAATCCTGCGCAACCCTTTTTTTAATAGGATGGATAACGCGAACAAGCCGATGTTTGACAATAAAAGCAACAGTTCAAACAGCCTCATCTCGATTCTCCTTTTTGAAAATATCAGTTTACGTTTATCCCAATATAATCCTGCCAGTCTCGCCCAAACCATCGATTTGCCTTACATCTACCTTGCAGTTTTGTAAGGCGCAAAAAAAAGCCGCATATATGCGACTTTTTAGATTAATCAAATGCTCGTTATCGTAATATCGCTCTTCCTTACCGCCGGCTCTTGCTTGCCGTCCGTCGATTGGACACCCGCCTCTCCCCTTTTTTTGCTTTATCCTTGAGAAAAGGCTCGCAGCCGGCGATGAAGCTCCTTCACTTGCGCAGCCAGTCTCGGAACAGGGCCTTCGACCACCGTATCCCGAATGACGTCCTGTATCCGTAAAGTGCGCACCTTCGGCTCGGGAACCCCCCATTCGCCAAGCCAGTCGGCCAGCTGCGCGGAGGAGCTCGCGTATACGATACGGCCCAGTCCGACCCAACCGTGGGCTGCGGCGCACATCGGACAATGCTCGCCGGACGTATACACGGTGGCTTCCCTTCGCTGCTCGGGCGTCAGATGAGCGGCCGCCCACCGGGCGATCGCGAATTCCGGATGCTGCGTATGGTCCCCGCCCGCCACGCGGTTGCGATCCTCCATGAGCACGTCGCCGTCGCCCGCGACAAGGATCGAACCAAACGGCTCGTCACCGGCTCCCAGCGCTTCTTCGGCCAGCGCAATGCAGCGGCGCAGATGCATCAGATCGATTTCGTTAATCATGATGGTCCCTCCTGTTCTTTCTTATGCCCTCATGGTAGCATGGGAAGGTTGATATGAAAAATATTGATTATATCGTTATTAAATAAGCTTTTTCATATACATGCGAGGGGGAAGCGGCGTTGGACATTCGACAGCTGCGTTATTTCGTTGCCATCGTAGAGGAAGGCACGGTTTCGGGCGCAGCCAAGCGCCTGCATCTCTCCCAACCTCCGTTAAGCCAGCAATTGAAGGCAATGGAAGAGGACGTTGGCGCACTTCTTCTGGAGAGAATCGGCAAAAGACTGGAAGTGACTGAGGCAGGCAAACGTTTGTACGAGTATGCGTTGCAAATGATTGAATTAATGGAGGCGGCCAAATCGGAGGTTCAGGAAGTTGGCAACGGGTTGAACGGCCGGCTCTCCATTGGCGTGAACACTTTGTCCGTAGCGGGCCTCTCTCCCGCTCTCCAGCACTTTAATCGGCTATATCCGAAAATGACTTACAAAATTCATCAAGGGGAATCGTCTCATCTATGTCGCTTGGTTCGAGAACGCGAGGTTGAACTTGCTTTTGTCCGGCTGCCGCTTGAGCTGGGGGACGATCTGTCGGTCCTGCATCATGAACAAGAACCGTTTTATGTTATTTCCTCTGATCGGCATACGTTCGGGGATGAACGGGAGATCTCCCTGGCTGACGTCGTCAATCTCCCACTCCTGCTTCCAAGCACGCAAGGTCTAGGCGTCCATTATTTGATTTTGAAATCGTTCTCCGAACTTCGACTGGAGCCGACGATCCAAGGGGAATGCTCCGATATCGGCCTCTTAATGCGCTTGGTATCCGCCGGTTTCTGCATTTCGATCGTTCCGGAATCGCTGCTTGACCATTATCCCGGTTTTCCCATTAGGCGACGAAAACTATCCGGCGAATCCGGGTTGATATCGTCTATCGGTCTTGTGGCTCTGCGCCGCCATCGATTGTCTAAGGCAGCCCGGAACTTTATCGATCTATACCGTTCGGAGAAGTAGGTGCCATGCACAATGGGAAAAAGCAGTCGGAAGCGCTTGCGAGAGCGCCTTTCGCCTGCTTGTTCGTCAATATCGCAAATCTTTCGGTTGTCTCGTGACGAGATTCGATGTTCTAATACGTGCCAAGCGTGGCGCCAGACGTAATGGCATAGTCGGAGGTCAGTACGACCTTGTAAGTGCCGGCAGGTTGATTGCTCGCGAGGTTGTACCATCCGCCGATCGTCTGGCCCGGGCCGATGTATGCGGAGTTGCTGCCCACATAGACGTCGCCGGTTGATGTGACGCGGTAGAGCGTCATGTTCATTGCCGTGCTGTAAACCGAACTCGTATTGGACCAGGCGCCGCCGACGCGGATGTTGCCCGATAATGCGTTGATCCAGGTTCCCGAGAAGGCTTGGGTCGTTGCCGTGATCGAAGCAGAAGCCGTTTGGCCTGTGCTGTTCACCGCAACTACGCGCACCGAATAAGCTCGGCTTGGCGAACCGCTGAATGAATAAACGGTGCCGCTTGTCGTGCCTAGCAGCACATTGTCTTTATACACTTCGTAGCTTACGGCATTGGAGGCCGTCCACGACAAGTTGACGGTCGAATAAGTGCTCGTGTAGGAAATGGAAGGCGCCGTCGGGGCCGGGGCGCAGCCAAGCGTCGTGGCGGATGCCGAAGTCGTCGCGTATCCGCTCCCGCCGGCAACTGTAAACGTATAGCTGGTGCATGCGGACAGACCATTCACGATCATTCCGTTTCCGGCATAGGTCGCCAGATAGCTGCCGTTCTGGTAAACGGTGACGACGCCTTCGCCAGGCTGGAGCGACCAGTTCAACTGAAGCGAACTTGCCGTGATGCTGCTTACGGACGCGCCTGTTGCGGCGCTGGCTGTAGCAGCCGGGAGCGCTGAAGCCAATAATAAAGCCCCCAATAACCATTTGCGAATTTTCATCATACACGTCCTCTCGATTTAAAATGGAATGGCAGGATAAAGCAACGATAATCTAACATGTATCCGTCTGCCCGACAATCCATTTCCTCTAGATTTGTAATAATGCGCATGCTTCCCATAGAATCGCACCTGCGTATCAAGCGGCCGCTTTCCGATGTGTGTAAAATTACAATAATTATAGACATTCTTAAGGTTATCCATCGCTGGTATTGTATAGATGAATTCAAATTTTATAGAAATTCGGAGGTGATCCACTCGCAATAGCTGCTTTAACCGGAAATGCAGAAGCAAGACTGGCATCGCAGGTCGGATTTAACGCATGTCGGTAATTTATCTTCTTTGCCAAGGAGGCCATTCATGTCCACACATTTTCAAGTCGTTAAAAAAAGGTCGACGATCGCGCTGCTGCTCACGTTGCTTATTGCCGCTGCACAACTGTCGTTTAATCTGAACAGCGCATCCGCCTCGTACAATCTGGCGTTGACTCGTTATGTGTGGGCCAGCAGCGGAGCCAATCCTTCCAATGCCGTGGACGGCGGGCAGAATACCTTCTGGCAGCCGAACTATGGCGCGGCCGGTTGGATTACCGTCGATCTCGGCAGTGTCCAGTCGGTCAACCAAATCGTTCTGAAAACGCCGACCTACGGCCACTTCGTCGAGGCGGTGACGATCCAGACCAGCAATTCGGCGGACGACAGCAGCTTTGCTACCCAATCGACCAGCACTCAAGCCTTCTACTCCGCCAACTACTATTCGGTCACCATCAATCTGCCG from the Cohnella hashimotonis genome contains:
- a CDS encoding LysR family transcriptional regulator, with the translated sequence MDIRQLRYFVAIVEEGTVSGAAKRLHLSQPPLSQQLKAMEEDVGALLLERIGKRLEVTEAGKRLYEYALQMIELMEAAKSEVQEVGNGLNGRLSIGVNTLSVAGLSPALQHFNRLYPKMTYKIHQGESSHLCRLVREREVELAFVRLPLELGDDLSVLHHEQEPFYVISSDRHTFGDEREISLADVVNLPLLLPSTQGLGVHYLILKSFSELRLEPTIQGECSDIGLLMRLVSAGFCISIVPESLLDHYPGFPIRRRKLSGESGLISSIGLVALRRHRLSKAARNFIDLYRSEK
- a CDS encoding alpha/beta hydrolase family protein, with amino-acid sequence MRLFELLLLLSNIGLFALSILLKKGLRRIPVFVASGIAALLLIIHGTVEGFRIQLVFPFCITVLFLAVSGYRYYKKKDVRKIPRFMLGSAYTVIAIMLVVTAGLLYAFPVFKLPEPKGEFKVGTQAFHFVDTKREEIFDKTSDGKRELMVQVWYPAQAGTGKLAPFIPDTRILSYMAANYGLPGITLQHLKYVSSHSYSGAKVSSAQTSYPLILANPGFGSSRFLHAAQAETLASHGYIVAVIDHTYNTFATEFPNGRITTSTTNDLFSSDHDYRTESGNRDKLGKVLTDDVAFALDQFELLHSGRIPSDLKGRIDLGHVGTFGHSIGGATAYDASYDPRIAVGIDLDGGLYRLRDREGLQKPFLFMNSESEFERLKLVMEDHIYTDAELKRLGNSRAWMDQVAVDKKLELERMRETVASGGQFLYIDHTEHLNFTDVQFISPVFKWLGITGKIAPERANAVINAYMLDFFDMHLKNRGGSLFEGPDSRFPEAKNETSLL
- a CDS encoding discoidin domain-containing protein produces the protein MSTHFQVVKKRSTIALLLTLLIAAAQLSFNLNSASASYNLALTRYVWASSGANPSNAVDGGQNTFWQPNYGAAGWITVDLGSVQSVNQIVLKTPTYGHFVEAVTIQTSNSADDSSFATQSTSTQAFYSANYYSVTINLPSTVSTRYVRVNVAPVSGGGTATMVGELEIYGP
- a CDS encoding fibronectin type III domain-containing protein; translated protein: MKIRKWLLGALLLASALPAATASAATGASVSSITASSLQLNWSLQPGEGVVTVYQNGSYLATYAGNGMIVNGLSACTSYTFTVAGGSGYATTSASATTLGCAPAPTAPSISYTSTYSTVNLSWTASNAVSYEVYKDNVLLGTTSGTVYSFSGSPSRAYSVRVVAVNSTGQTASASITATTQAFSGTWINALSGNIRVGGAWSNTSSVYSTAMNMTLYRVTSTGDVYVGSNSAYIGPGQTIGGWYNLASNQPAGTYKVVLTSDYAITSGATLGTY
- a CDS encoding nucleoside deaminase, giving the protein MINEIDLMHLRRCIALAEEALGAGDEPFGSILVAGDGDVLMEDRNRVAGGDHTQHPEFAIARWAAAHLTPEQRREATVYTSGEHCPMCAAAHGWVGLGRIVYASSSAQLADWLGEWGVPEPKVRTLRIQDVIRDTVVEGPVPRLAAQVKELHRRLRAFSQG